One Ignavibacterium sp. DNA segment encodes these proteins:
- the pdxH gene encoding pyridoxamine 5'-phosphate oxidase, translating into MQKANNLKNMRLNYEQGQLLESNIELNPFEQFRKWFNQAVSAQIIEPNAMTIATASKEGFPSARIVLLKELDETGFVFFTNYESRKGKELNDNPFASILFWWREFERQVRIEGKVVKINRKESEEYFNQRPLKSRYGALASNQSETIESREVLDKRFAELEKKYGENPPTPENWGGYKLIPNKFEFWQGRTNRLHDRICYHKESDNWKIFRLQP; encoded by the coding sequence ATGCAGAAAGCTAACAATCTTAAGAATATGCGTCTTAACTATGAGCAAGGTCAATTGCTTGAATCAAATATTGAGTTGAATCCATTTGAGCAATTCAGAAAATGGTTTAATCAAGCAGTGTCTGCGCAGATAATTGAACCTAACGCAATGACTATTGCAACTGCAAGTAAAGAAGGCTTTCCTTCTGCAAGAATTGTTCTGTTAAAAGAATTGGATGAAACAGGATTTGTATTCTTTACGAATTATGAAAGCAGAAAAGGTAAGGAATTAAATGACAATCCCTTTGCATCAATTTTATTTTGGTGGCGTGAATTTGAACGGCAGGTTAGAATTGAAGGAAAGGTTGTAAAGATAAACCGAAAAGAGTCTGAAGAATATTTTAATCAGCGACCATTAAAAAGCAGATATGGTGCTTTGGCATCTAATCAAAGTGAAACAATTGAAAGCAGGGAAGTATTGGATAAAAGATTTGCTGAATTAGAAAAAAAATATGGCGAAAATCCACCCACTCCTGAAAACTGGGGCGGATACAAACTTATTCCGAATAAATTTGAATTTTGGCAGGGAAGAACAAACAGATTACACGACAGGATTTGTTATCATAAAGAGAGTGATAATTGGAAAATCTTCAGATTGCAGCCTTAG
- a CDS encoding multifunctional oxoglutarate decarboxylase/oxoglutarate dehydrogenase thiamine pyrophosphate-binding subunit/dihydrolipoyllysine-residue succinyltransferase subunit, whose amino-acid sequence MKSQKLTKREKEELERFGANTWFVESLYKQYEQRPDQVPEQWKNFFGNVEGKNKSNGEIYKETTGYITLPKNIEMPQPSANDELKVIAGSAQRILDNMTASLTIPVATSQRTIAVKLLEENRIIINQHLHRKNEGKISFTHLISWAILKAVKNNPAMNNGFTIINGKPHLIIRKDINLGLAIDIEKKDGTRSLLVPNIKAANKLSFIEYWKAFDNIVDRSRKGTIDPSEFMGTTITLTNPGTIGTVSSVPRLMIGQGTIIATGAIQYNAEYQAMSPATISSLGISKVMNISSTYDHRIIQGAESGMFLKDINELLLGNNGFYEEIFDSLKVPSRPLRWETDYQPGGFDNSVNTDEIVKQARVLQLINMYRVRGHLLADLDPLGTRAVYHPELDPASFNLTVWDLDRYFITGGFGALKTATLREIMNILHKTYCEKIGVEYMHIQNPAEKVWLQSKMEPNKNIPSYDNETKKKILEKLIEAEYFEHFVHTKFIGHKRFSLEGSETLIPLLDKIINDSAMHGISEIVLGMAHRGRLNVLTNIIGKSYESIFNEFEDNKDKNSIQGSGDVKYHLGATGKYSTKIGKPVTISVASNPSHLEWVNPVVEGIVRAKQQRLGDSVAHQKVMPVLIHGDAAFAGQGIVAETLNLSQLSGYRTGGTIHIIVNNQIGFTTTPQDSRSTTYATDVAKTIQAPIFHVNGDDPESALLVAQIAFEYRLIFKKDVVIDLFGYRRHGHNEGDEPGFTQPLLYEKIKSHSSVREIYENKLISEGIITKVEVEQFHNSFNQVLSRSFDNLKKKKVTFTNEPPLAVTKQELKSIHTDKNTSVTEDVLDKIILALTTLPEGFDGHPKLQKFLEKRKKLIDRTEMADWAMAESLAFGSLLLENTPVRLSGQDSVRGTFSQRHTAFTDIKTGKEFYPLNHISPEQAKLEALDSPLSEAAILGYEYGYSTADPLALVIWEAQFGDFANSAQVIIDNFIVASYEKWGLSNGVVLLLPHGYEGQGPEHSSARLERFLILCAENNIQVCNISTPANYFHVLRRQKRLTLQKPLVIMTPKSLLRLPEARSTKDEFINGRFEEFFDDHTISDKTKIKRLLITSGKVYYDLLKYREKNKMFDTAIIRIEQFYPFKKEILKQIIDSYMNAITVVWVQEEPKNMGAWNFLNQKISELLSDKQSFHCTSRPEAASSAVGSARISNQLQVELVAEAFKL is encoded by the coding sequence ATGAAATCGCAAAAATTAACCAAGAGAGAAAAAGAAGAACTAGAAAGATTTGGTGCAAACACCTGGTTTGTTGAATCTCTTTATAAACAATACGAACAAAGACCTGATCAAGTACCTGAGCAATGGAAAAACTTTTTCGGAAATGTTGAAGGGAAAAATAAGAGTAATGGAGAAATCTATAAGGAAACAACTGGGTATATAACTTTGCCAAAAAATATTGAAATGCCTCAGCCCTCAGCTAATGACGAATTAAAAGTAATTGCCGGAAGTGCACAGCGAATCCTTGATAATATGACTGCAAGTTTAACTATTCCAGTTGCAACCTCACAGAGAACCATCGCTGTAAAACTGCTTGAAGAAAACAGAATTATAATAAACCAGCATCTGCATAGAAAAAATGAAGGAAAAATTTCTTTTACACATTTGATAAGCTGGGCAATTTTAAAAGCAGTAAAAAATAATCCGGCTATGAACAACGGGTTTACAATTATTAATGGCAAGCCTCATTTGATAATCAGAAAGGATATTAACTTAGGTTTGGCAATTGATATTGAAAAAAAGGATGGAACAAGATCTTTATTAGTACCTAATATTAAAGCAGCAAACAAATTAAGTTTTATTGAATACTGGAAAGCATTTGATAATATTGTTGACAGATCGAGAAAAGGTACAATTGACCCATCAGAATTTATGGGAACAACAATTACCCTAACCAATCCGGGTACAATCGGAACTGTTTCTTCTGTCCCCCGTTTAATGATCGGACAGGGCACAATCATTGCAACCGGTGCAATTCAATACAATGCTGAATACCAGGCAATGTCTCCTGCAACTATTTCTTCTCTTGGCATAAGCAAAGTAATGAATATATCCAGCACTTATGACCACAGAATAATTCAAGGTGCAGAATCAGGAATGTTTCTTAAAGACATAAATGAATTACTGTTAGGGAATAACGGCTTTTATGAAGAAATTTTTGACTCATTAAAAGTTCCTTCACGACCGTTACGATGGGAAACTGATTATCAGCCAGGGGGATTTGATAATTCTGTTAATACTGATGAAATAGTTAAACAAGCCAGAGTTCTGCAGCTAATTAATATGTATCGGGTACGCGGGCATCTACTGGCTGATCTTGATCCGTTAGGAACCAGAGCAGTTTATCATCCAGAACTTGATCCAGCATCATTTAATCTGACTGTTTGGGATCTGGACAGATATTTTATCACTGGTGGATTTGGTGCGCTTAAAACAGCAACCTTACGTGAGATAATGAATATACTTCATAAAACCTATTGTGAAAAAATTGGTGTTGAGTATATGCATATTCAAAATCCTGCAGAAAAAGTGTGGCTGCAAAGTAAAATGGAACCGAACAAAAATATTCCTTCTTATGATAATGAAACTAAAAAGAAAATATTAGAGAAGTTAATAGAAGCAGAATATTTTGAACATTTCGTTCATACAAAGTTTATTGGTCATAAACGCTTTTCTCTTGAAGGTTCTGAAACTTTAATTCCTTTACTCGATAAAATTATAAATGATTCTGCTATGCATGGAATTTCTGAGATTGTTCTTGGTATGGCACACCGCGGCAGGTTAAATGTTCTTACAAATATTATTGGCAAATCTTATGAATCCATCTTTAATGAATTTGAAGACAATAAGGATAAAAATTCTATTCAAGGTTCAGGTGATGTAAAATATCATCTCGGTGCTACAGGAAAATATTCAACTAAAATCGGAAAGCCAGTTACAATTTCAGTTGCGTCTAATCCAAGTCATTTAGAATGGGTTAATCCGGTTGTAGAAGGAATAGTCAGAGCAAAACAACAAAGATTAGGTGACAGCGTAGCTCACCAGAAAGTTATGCCTGTATTAATTCATGGTGATGCAGCTTTTGCCGGACAAGGAATAGTTGCTGAAACCTTAAATCTTTCTCAATTAAGCGGATATAGAACCGGTGGAACAATTCATATCATTGTTAATAATCAGATAGGATTTACAACTACGCCACAGGATTCAAGATCTACTACTTATGCTACCGATGTGGCAAAAACAATTCAAGCTCCCATTTTTCATGTTAACGGCGATGACCCTGAATCAGCATTGTTAGTAGCTCAAATTGCATTCGAATATAGACTGATCTTCAAGAAAGATGTTGTGATTGACTTGTTTGGTTACCGAAGACATGGACATAATGAAGGTGATGAACCTGGTTTTACTCAACCTTTGCTATATGAAAAAATCAAGTCACATTCTTCTGTAAGAGAAATATATGAAAACAAGCTTATCAGTGAAGGCATTATAACTAAAGTGGAAGTTGAACAATTTCACAATTCATTTAATCAGGTTTTAAGCAGATCTTTTGATAATCTTAAAAAGAAAAAAGTTACTTTCACAAATGAACCGCCTCTTGCTGTAACCAAACAAGAATTAAAATCAATTCATACAGACAAAAACACTTCAGTTACAGAAGATGTTCTTGATAAGATTATTCTTGCTTTAACAACTTTACCAGAAGGATTTGATGGGCACCCTAAACTTCAAAAGTTTTTAGAAAAAAGAAAAAAACTTATTGACCGGACTGAAATGGCTGATTGGGCTATGGCTGAGTCTCTTGCATTTGGTAGTTTGCTGCTTGAAAACACTCCAGTACGATTAAGCGGACAGGATAGTGTGCGAGGTACCTTCAGTCAAAGACATACTGCCTTTACAGATATCAAAACCGGAAAAGAGTTTTACCCGTTAAATCATATTTCTCCCGAGCAGGCAAAACTGGAAGCTCTTGATAGTCCGTTATCGGAAGCAGCTATCTTAGGATATGAATATGGTTACAGCACTGCAGATCCTCTTGCACTTGTTATTTGGGAAGCACAGTTCGGTGATTTTGCAAACAGTGCCCAGGTTATAATAGATAATTTTATTGTAGCATCTTATGAAAAATGGGGATTGTCAAACGGTGTTGTTTTACTTTTGCCACATGGATATGAAGGACAAGGACCCGAACACTCGAGTGCCAGGTTGGAAAGATTTTTAATACTCTGTGCAGAGAATAATATTCAAGTTTGCAACATATCAACTCCAGCAAACTATTTTCATGTTTTAAGAAGACAAAAAAGATTAACCCTGCAAAAACCATTGGTTATTATGACACCCAAAAGTCTCTTGAGGCTGCCTGAGGCAAGATCTACAAAAGATGAGTTTATCAATGGAAGATTTGAGGAGTTCTTTGATGATCATACCATTTCAGACAAGACAAAAATAAAAAGACTTCTGATTACCAGCGGCAAGGTGTATTATGATCTATTAAAATATAGGGAAAAGAATAAAATGTTTGATACTGCAATAATTAGAATTGAGCAGTTTTATCCATTTAAAAAAGAAATCTTGAAACAGATTATTGATAGTTATATGAATGCCATTACTGTAGTTTGGGTACAAGAGGAACCAAAAAATATGGGTGCATGGAATTTCTTAAATCAAAAGATCTCTGAACTTCTTTCAGATAAACAGTCATTTCACTGTACAAGCAGACCCGAAGCAGCAAGCTCTGCAGTTGGATCAGCAAGAATTTCAAACCAGCTTCAGGTAGAATTAGTTGCAGAAGCATTCAAGTTATAA
- a CDS encoding STAS domain-containing protein: MNGFQRQIANGFVIETVNLDHATINEAMQFKKHLEHDLELGYKNIIIDLSICNSLDSAFIGVLVVTLKQQLRLGGAIKIVKPGLFSKSILNLTGTIEIFELYESLEAAIYSIDITEESSRLTDDGLNQLAIAQ; encoded by the coding sequence ATGAATGGATTCCAAAGACAGATCGCAAATGGTTTCGTAATTGAAACTGTAAATCTTGATCATGCTACAATTAATGAGGCAATGCAATTCAAGAAGCATCTTGAACATGATTTAGAATTGGGTTATAAAAATATAATAATTGACTTAAGTATTTGTAACTCACTTGACTCTGCTTTCATAGGAGTCCTGGTAGTAACCTTGAAGCAGCAATTGCGTTTAGGAGGTGCTATAAAAATTGTTAAACCCGGACTCTTCTCAAAATCTATTTTGAATCTAACAGGAACCATTGAAATCTTTGAATTATATGAATCCTTAGAAGCTGCTATTTATAGTATTGATATTACAGAAGAAAGCAGCCGTTTAACTGACGATGGTTTAAATCAGCTTGCAATTGCTCAATAA
- a CDS encoding serine hydrolase domain-containing protein → MKKYLLNSFTISIVLLTLVSCENNQPVEPNISENQILIEKMKAAADSIIENTHVPGLVALVVDHNKGIDWIYEAGVSNIPEKLPMNREYIFRIGSNTKTFVITVLLQLVDEKKISLDDKLSKYFPEYPMSDVLTIAMLANMTSGIYNYTNDENFWITVGNDPKKVWTPKELTDWGFSFDLNFSPGSKWEYSNTNTIIIGRIIETITGNSLEEEIKNRIIQPLQLKNTGFLTSGVDFPNPHSRGYYDGEYEPGVDMTEYNDISWAWAAGSAYSNPRELQKYVEALVGGGLVSSSIQQRRLNDIKFISENTYYGLGILKRGSFYGHNGALVGFSSSMYHSNFRNATIIIYFNGLLPEPADSLFFKIVNILYGRDF, encoded by the coding sequence ATGAAAAAATATCTATTAAATAGTTTTACTATTTCTATTGTGTTGCTGACTTTAGTCTCGTGTGAAAATAACCAACCTGTTGAACCAAATATCTCGGAAAATCAAATACTAATTGAGAAGATGAAGGCAGCTGCTGATTCCATAATTGAAAATACGCACGTACCAGGTTTAGTTGCTTTAGTTGTAGATCATAATAAAGGAATTGACTGGATTTATGAAGCAGGAGTAAGTAATATTCCTGAAAAATTACCGATGAATCGGGAGTATATTTTTCGGATTGGAAGCAATACAAAGACTTTTGTAATTACAGTTTTATTGCAGCTTGTAGATGAAAAAAAAATATCTCTTGATGATAAACTATCAAAATATTTCCCTGAATATCCAATGTCTGATGTATTAACCATTGCGATGCTTGCTAATATGACATCAGGAATTTATAACTATACTAATGATGAGAATTTTTGGATCACAGTAGGAAATGATCCTAAAAAAGTATGGACTCCAAAGGAATTAACAGATTGGGGCTTTAGTTTTGACTTAAATTTCTCACCAGGTTCAAAATGGGAGTATTCAAACACCAATACGATTATTATCGGAAGAATAATTGAAACCATAACAGGTAATAGTTTAGAGGAAGAAATAAAAAACAGAATTATTCAACCCTTACAGCTAAAAAATACTGGATTTCTGACCTCCGGAGTAGATTTTCCAAATCCTCATTCAAGAGGATATTATGATGGAGAATATGAGCCCGGAGTTGATATGACAGAATATAATGATATTTCTTGGGCGTGGGCTGCAGGTTCAGCATATTCTAATCCACGTGAGTTACAAAAATATGTTGAGGCTCTGGTAGGGGGCGGATTAGTTTCTTCGTCAATTCAGCAAAGAAGATTAAACGATATAAAATTTATTTCCGAGAATACATATTATGGTCTTGGTATATTGAAAAGAGGAAGTTTTTACGGACATAATGGGGCACTAGTTGGTTTTTCGTCGTCTATGTACCATAGTAATTTTAGAAATGCAACCATTATTATTTATTTCAATGGGCTTCTTCCCGAGCCAGCTGATAGTTTGTTTTTTAAAATAGTTAATATTCTTTATGGTAGAGATTTTTAG
- the aroE gene encoding shikimate dehydrogenase, translating to MQNSFYSNVELIGLLGFPIKQSFSPFIHNIAAELTGTKLIYLPFEVHSSNLRNAVKGITALGIRGFNVTVPHKVAVTDFMNKLSEEASITGSVNTAVNELGKLIGYNTDVYGINESLQLYKSQITSNNVCVIGAGGAARSVVYTLIRNFKPKTIHIVNRTEEHSESLKQHFKSKMRYDSIVTHELQQPDLLNVMNNCSLVVNCTTVGMFPDVDDSVFNNPLLFVKNQIVFDIVYNPVRTKFLQLAESSGATTINGLKMFVLQAAKSFNHWTGVEFPIDKVYKSLLLYVSK from the coding sequence ATGCAAAATTCATTTTATTCTAATGTTGAGTTAATCGGTTTACTTGGTTTTCCAATTAAGCAGAGTTTCTCTCCGTTTATACATAATATTGCTGCTGAGTTAACAGGTACTAAATTGATCTATCTTCCATTCGAAGTTCATTCAAGCAATTTAAGGAATGCGGTTAAGGGGATTACTGCATTGGGCATTAGAGGTTTTAATGTTACCGTACCGCATAAAGTTGCTGTTACTGACTTTATGAACAAGCTTTCTGAAGAGGCTTCGATAACAGGTTCAGTAAATACAGCTGTTAATGAACTTGGAAAACTTATTGGTTATAATACAGATGTATATGGAATAAACGAATCCTTGCAACTTTATAAGTCCCAGATTACTTCTAATAATGTATGTGTAATTGGTGCCGGTGGAGCTGCAAGGTCAGTTGTTTATACATTAATACGAAATTTTAAACCCAAGACAATTCATATTGTTAATCGGACAGAAGAACACTCAGAATCATTGAAACAGCATTTCAAATCCAAAATGCGTTATGATTCAATAGTTACTCACGAATTGCAGCAACCTGATTTGTTAAATGTTATGAATAATTGTTCACTTGTGGTTAATTGTACAACAGTTGGTATGTTTCCGGATGTAGATGATTCTGTTTTTAATAATCCTCTGCTTTTTGTTAAAAATCAGATTGTCTTTGATATAGTTTATAATCCTGTCAGAACAAAATTCCTGCAGCTTGCTGAGTCTTCGGGAGCTACTACAATTAATGGATTGAAAATGTTTGTTCTTCAGGCTGCAAAATCATTCAATCACTGGACGGGGGTAGAATTTCCGATTGATAAGGTTTACAAGTCGTTATTGTTATATGTTAGTAAATAG
- a CDS encoding tetratricopeptide repeat protein yields MSVFDSDHSDDEFELPDQDLDEELKHCKSILESGYVYNSIERIDELVQNCIDLDRLEDALYLLEKLIEIFPYNSEYWLKKGIVFNGLFRFSEALLAYEQSLSLNPNDIETLIDKAAAEENLGMLNQAQESLERVLELDPENEDALFTIGLLFQRRSKLEEAILYFKKVVDRDPNYAEVYYELGFCYENTAQLEKALDAYDKFLDLDPYNANGWYNRGIVLVKLNKIEQGINSYDLAISIRDNFASAWYNKGNALADLGRLYEAVDCFKKAYEIDENDETAVYNIANIFEELNDLPSAVKYYSESIKINDEYYDAYLSRGFCYDSMGKYQLALRDFNKAISLSKDSAEAWFAKADLEYSLGQVRESIYSYREAARLEPNNYELWFNLAETYFELGEWLEALKAFDECIKIKPEDAASYYNKAKANFVLSRTKEAIECLKTAFMYDPSIRTEFEQEYPEIKSSKLFKRLLGEI; encoded by the coding sequence ATGTCTGTTTTTGATTCTGATCATTCAGATGATGAATTTGAATTACCAGACCAGGATTTGGATGAAGAATTAAAGCATTGTAAATCCATTTTGGAAAGTGGTTATGTTTATAATTCTATTGAACGGATTGATGAACTTGTTCAAAATTGTATTGATCTTGATCGTTTGGAAGATGCACTTTACCTTCTTGAAAAATTAATTGAAATATTCCCATATAATTCAGAGTATTGGTTAAAGAAGGGAATAGTATTTAATGGACTGTTCAGGTTTAGTGAAGCCTTGCTTGCTTATGAACAATCTCTTTCGTTAAATCCAAATGATATCGAAACTTTAATTGATAAAGCTGCTGCCGAAGAGAATTTAGGAATGTTAAATCAGGCTCAGGAATCTTTAGAAAGAGTTTTAGAACTCGATCCTGAAAATGAAGATGCACTGTTTACAATTGGATTGTTGTTTCAAAGAAGATCTAAACTTGAAGAAGCAATTTTATATTTTAAAAAAGTTGTTGATCGTGATCCTAATTATGCTGAGGTATATTATGAATTAGGATTTTGTTATGAAAATACAGCTCAATTAGAAAAAGCACTTGATGCGTATGATAAATTTTTAGATTTGGACCCTTACAATGCAAATGGCTGGTATAATCGAGGTATCGTTTTAGTCAAGTTAAATAAAATTGAGCAGGGGATTAATAGTTATGATCTTGCAATTTCAATAAGAGATAACTTTGCAAGCGCTTGGTATAATAAGGGAAATGCATTAGCTGACCTTGGACGATTATATGAAGCCGTAGATTGTTTTAAGAAAGCTTATGAAATAGATGAGAATGATGAAACTGCTGTTTACAACATTGCTAACATCTTCGAAGAACTTAATGACCTACCATCTGCTGTTAAGTATTATTCAGAATCAATAAAAATTAACGATGAGTATTATGATGCTTATCTTTCGCGGGGGTTCTGTTATGATTCTATGGGTAAGTATCAGTTAGCCTTGAGAGATTTTAATAAAGCAATATCCCTTTCAAAAGACAGCGCCGAAGCCTGGTTTGCAAAGGCAGACCTTGAATATTCACTCGGACAAGTTAGAGAAAGTATTTACAGTTATAGAGAAGCAGCAAGGCTTGAACCGAATAATTATGAGCTGTGGTTTAATCTTGCTGAAACTTATTTTGAACTTGGCGAATGGCTTGAAGCTTTGAAAGCTTTTGATGAATGTATTAAAATTAAACCAGAAGATGCTGCTTCTTATTATAATAAAGCTAAAGCAAATTTTGTTTTGAGCAGAACAAAAGAAGCGATTGAATGCTTAAAGACTGCGTTTATGTATGATCCATCTATCAGAACAGAGTTTGAGCAGGAGTATCCTGAAATTAAATCATCAAAACTTTTTAAACGACTTCTTGGCGAAATATAA
- the sucC gene encoding ADP-forming succinate--CoA ligase subunit beta, whose translation MKIHEFQAKETLKKFGVPVQDGIAIKSMLEFDNAIATLQQRGINQFVVKSQIHAGGRGKGKVYDINDRDNLVLEGGVKFTTSPEKAAEYAEKILGNILVTHQSGPEGKVVKTLYITEGLDYKKELYLGILLDRSVSKNVIMVSTEGGVEIEKVAEETPEKIIKEWIEPGVGLQPYQARKLAFALGLQGNAFKSFIPFIRSLYKAYEATDASLLEINPLVITNDDKVVALDAKMNFDDNALYRHPEIFEYRDLDEEDPLEIEASKFNLNYIKLDGNVGCMVNGAGLAMATMDIIKLAGGEPANFLDVGGGANKETVANGFKIILSDPNVKAILINIFGGIVRCDRVAQGVIDAATEMDVKVPIVVRLEGTNAEEAADLLDQSSLHFEVAKSLQDAAEKVTAVLRTK comes from the coding sequence ATGAAAATACACGAATTTCAGGCAAAAGAAACACTTAAGAAATTTGGTGTTCCTGTTCAGGATGGGATAGCTATTAAAAGTATGCTGGAGTTTGATAATGCGATTGCAACTTTGCAGCAGCGTGGTATTAATCAGTTTGTTGTAAAATCTCAAATACATGCAGGCGGCAGAGGTAAAGGAAAAGTATATGATATTAATGACAGAGATAATTTAGTTCTGGAAGGCGGAGTAAAGTTTACAACCTCACCAGAAAAAGCAGCAGAATATGCAGAAAAAATTCTTGGCAATATTCTTGTTACTCATCAATCAGGTCCGGAAGGTAAGGTTGTTAAAACTCTATACATTACCGAAGGATTAGATTATAAAAAGGAATTGTATTTAGGAATTCTTTTAGATCGCTCAGTTTCAAAAAATGTAATTATGGTTTCAACTGAAGGCGGAGTTGAAATTGAGAAAGTAGCTGAAGAAACTCCTGAAAAAATTATTAAAGAATGGATTGAACCGGGTGTTGGTCTGCAGCCATATCAGGCACGTAAATTAGCTTTTGCTTTAGGCTTGCAGGGAAATGCTTTCAAAAGCTTTATACCATTTATCAGATCTCTTTACAAAGCTTATGAAGCAACTGATGCATCATTGCTGGAAATAAATCCATTGGTTATCACCAATGATGATAAAGTAGTTGCACTTGATGCTAAAATGAATTTTGATGACAATGCTCTTTATCGTCATCCTGAAATATTTGAATACAGAGATCTTGATGAAGAGGATCCGTTAGAAATTGAAGCATCAAAGTTTAATCTTAATTACATTAAACTTGATGGCAATGTTGGATGTATGGTTAACGGTGCTGGGCTTGCAATGGCAACAATGGATATTATAAAACTTGCAGGAGGCGAGCCGGCAAATTTTCTGGATGTAGGCGGCGGTGCAAATAAAGAAACTGTGGCAAACGGATTTAAGATTATTCTTTCTGATCCTAATGTGAAGGCAATATTGATTAATATTTTTGGCGGAATTGTTCGATGTGACCGTGTTGCACAAGGTGTAATTGATGCAGCAACAGAAATGGATGTGAAGGTTCCAATAGTTGTAAGGTTGGAAGGAACAAATGCAGAAGAAGCTGCTGATCTGCTTGATCAATCATCACTGCATTTTGAAGTAGCTAAAAGTTTACAAGATGCTGCCGAAAAGGTTACAGCAGTTCTTAGAACTAAATAA